In Oxalobacteraceae bacterium OTU3CINTB1, the sequence GGTGCGGCGCTTGCCTTGTGCGGCATGGCCGTCATCGCGTTTCAACCCGCCACGTCCGGTTGACTATAGAAGGAGATGGAGATGAGAAGATTGGTCTTGCCGGCGTTGGTGCTGGCGTTGCTGTCCGCAAGCGCATGGGCGGATTGCAGCGCGCCCTCGACCCAGTCCGAGATGACGCAGTGCGCCGGGCAGGCTTATTCGGCGGCGGATAAAAAGCTGAACCTCGCCTATAACGAGTATCGCGCCCGGCTGAATGCCGGGCAAAAGAAGAAGCTGACGGAGGCGCAGCTTGCGTGGGTGAAGTTCAGGGATTTGTCGTGCGCATTCGAGAGCTCGGGCGCGGAAGGAGGCAGTGCATATCCGATGGTGCGCAGCACCTGTCTGGCCGCGAAAACCGAGAGCCGCTTGAAGGAGATCAAAGCGCTGCAGGAATGCCGGGAAGGGGATATGAGTTGTCCCGCGCTTAAAGATCGATAGAAGGGGCTTGGTTAGGACTCCAACTCCGTGATGAACCGCGCGACAAGATCGCGATCCTTCTCGGTCTTAATGCTCTTTTTGAGCACAGGAGCGACATGATACGCAATGAATTGGCGATCATTTGGCTTGTTCGATATCGCCTCCTTGACCACCGAAATCAACGCGGACAAGGACATGAATGAAGCAAATACTTCATATGGTTTCGAGCTTGCGAACGGAGTCTTCTTCAAGTAAAAGCGCGCCAAGCGCAATTGATCGGTTTTTTTCCATGACCGATGCGGGATGACTTTGAAAGCGTCACTGTAGTTTGCAGCTTCGATCGGAAAAGTCTCCATTAGGAAACTTGCCGCATCTTCGGATGCCAATCCTTTGAGCTTGATTTCAATCTGAGTTTGGTTATTCATGCGAACCCCCTTCAGTACTCAACAAATAATCCAAGAGGCAGCCCAGCATAACTCGCCCTTACTGCAGGCGGTTGATAATGGCCTGAGTCATTCCGCCAATGGACAATGGTTCCGCGCTTTGGCCCCATGTTATTTGCGAAACGATGATAGACGGAATTTGTCTCTCCCAAGGGTGAGCGTCGTGCCTGAAGCGTTTCTCCAACAATAGTACATCGAACCCGTTTGGATCGCCATTGCATCGTGTTGTCGGCGATCAAACGGGCCGTGCGGCTTATTTGACTGGAATGCAGAGTTCGGCGGAGAACACGCCGGTCTCGGGGTTCATCGCATAATCGGCGGGATAGCGCTCCATGCAGAGGCCGGGGACGAAGATGCCCTCTGACTGTATCCGCCCGAAGAACTCTCCCCATGCCGCCGGCATCTGGTCCGCCGTGCCCTCGAACTGCGCGATTGCATAGCGGCCGGCCGGCAGCGTCGCTTCCTTGGCCGGTTCGGCGATCGGATAATCGGCCGCCACGCCGACGCACGCGTCGTAGCGGCATTCGCTTGGCGGCGTGGTGCCCGGGTCGTCCTGCGCCACGCCGTACGTCACGCGGTTGTGCAGGCCGAAGGCTTTCTGCCACGGCGTGAACACCTCTTTCCAGAACTCGCCGATGGCGGCGCCGAACGGCCCCTTGTAGCGCAGGTACGCGACGCGCACCGCCGGTAATTCCTTGATCTCGTATTCCATGTTGGTCTCCTGATGCTTGATTAATGTCCGCCCGCGACTTTGCGCAGCGGCTGGTCCTTTTCGTCAACCGGCGCCGGGTGGCGGCGCAGTTTGCGCACCAAACGCCCGAGCAGATGTTCGAAGTCGTCGATGTAGGTGAACACCGCCGGCACTACCAGCAGGCTCAACAGCGTCGACGTGATCAGGCCACCAATCACGGTGATCGCCATCGGCGAACGGAAGCTCGGGTCGGCGCCCCAGCCCAGCGCCAGCGGCATCATGCCGGCGCCCATGGCGATGGTGGTCATCAGAATCGGGCGGCTACGCTTGTGGCATGCATCGACCAAAGCGTCGAAGCGGTTCATGCCTTCCTGGCGCGCCAGAATAGCATAATCGACCAACAAGATTGAGTTTTTCGTAACGATCCCCATCAGCATGATCAAGCCGATCATCGATGGCATCGACAGCGCGCTGCGGGTGATCAGCAGCGCGACGAAGGCGCCGCCGATCGACAGCGGCAGCGCCGCCAGAATCGTCACCGGCTGCATGAAGTCCTTGAACAGCAGGACCAGCACGCAGTAGATGCACAACACGCCGATCAGCATCGCCAGGCCGAAGCTGGCGAACAGCGCGGCCATCTCCTGGGTGTCGCCCAGTTCCGCGATCTTGACTGACGGCGGCAGGTTTTTCAGCGACGGCAGCGCGCGCGCTTCCGCATCGACTTCGCCGAGCGCGCGCCGGCCCAGCTCCACTTCGAACGTGACGTTGCGGCTGCGGTTGAGGCGATTGATCTGCGCCGGACCGCTTTCCATCGTGATGGTGGCGACGGTGGCCAGCAGCACCGGACCGTTTTTGCCCGGCACCGTCAGGCGGCCGATGGCATCGAGGTCGGCGCGCACCGAGTCCGGCAGTTTGACGCGGATCGGCACCTGGCGCTCCGGCAGATTCATCTTGGTCAGGTCGGTGTCGTAGTCGCCGGCGGTGGCCACACGCACGGTCTGGCCGATGGCGTTGGCGGTCACGCCCAAGTCGGCGGCCTTGGCGAAGTCCGGCGTGACGATGATCTCCGGACGCACCAGCGAGGCGCTGGACCGCACGTTGCCCACGCCTTGCAGCGTGCGCATTTCGCGTTCGACCTTTTGCGCCGTCGCTTGCAGCACGACCGGATCGTCGCTGCGCAGCACCAGCTGCAGCTTGACGCCGTTGTCCGGCGGTCCGACCTTGAAGCGGGCGCCCGGAATGGCGTCGAGACGGCTGCGAATCTGGTCGTCGATGTCGGCCATCGATTCCTTGCGGTCGGTGCGGTGGACCGTGGTGATGGTCAGTACGGCGCTGCGCGCCTCGGCCGCTGCGCCGGGCGCGAAGGCGTCGCCGCTCGAGCCGCCGCCGATGGAGCTGAACACCGATTTGACGCCGTGTACTTCCATCGCGGCCTGGCGTGCGCGTTCGGCGATGACGCTGGTCTCCGCCAGGGTCGAACCGGGCGGCAGTTCCAGGTTGATCTGGGTTTGCGCGCGGTCGGCGGCCGGCACGAAGCCGGTCGGCAGCAGGCCCACCAGCGAGATCGAGCCGACGAAGAACGCGGCGGCGGCCAGCGCCGTGATGCCGCGATGCTTCAGGCACCAGCGCATCACGCGCAGGTAGCGCAGCATCATCCAGCTGTCTTTTTCCTCCGCATGCGCGATCGGCTTGAGCAGGTAGGCGGCCATCATCGGCGTCAGCAAACGCGCCACCACCAGCGACGCCAGCACCGCGATCACCGAGGTCCAGCCGAACTGCTTGAAGAACAGGCCGGCGACGCCGCTCATGAAGGCGGTCGGCAGGAACACCGCCACCAGCGCAAAGGTGGTGGCGATGACCGCCATGCCGATTTCGTCGGCCGCTTCCATCGCCGCCTCCATCGGAGTTTTACCCATGCGCAGGTGGCGCGCGATGTTTTCGATTTCGACGATGGCGTCGTCGACCAGCACGCCGACCACCAGCGCCAGCGACAGCAGGGTGACGGTGTTGAGCGTGTAGCCGAACAGGTAGATGCCCAGGAAGGCCGGCATCACCGACAGCGGCAGCGCGGCGGCGGCCACCAGGGTGGCGCGCCAGTCGCGCAGGAACCACCACACCACCAGCACCGCCAGCAGTGCGCCTTCGTACAGCAGCTCCATCGAGCCGTCGAAGTTTTCCTCCACCGGCAGGGCGTTGTCGATGACCTGTTTCAGCACCACTTTCGGGTTGTTCGCCTCCAGCTCCTTGACCGCCGCGCGCGCGCCCTTGGCGACGGCCAGTTCGCTGGCGCCCTTGTTGCGGAAGATCTCGAAGCCGATCACCTGTTTGCCGTCCTGCAGCGCGATGGCGCGCGGCTCGGAGACGGTGT encodes:
- a CDS encoding lysozyme inhibitor LprI family protein — its product is MRRLVLPALVLALLSASAWADCSAPSTQSEMTQCAGQAYSAADKKLNLAYNEYRARLNAGQKKKLTEAQLAWVKFRDLSCAFESSGAEGGSAYPMVRSTCLAAKTESRLKEIKALQECREGDMSCPALKDR
- a CDS encoding GyrI-like domain-containing protein is translated as MEYEIKELPAVRVAYLRYKGPFGAAIGEFWKEVFTPWQKAFGLHNRVTYGVAQDDPGTTPPSECRYDACVGVAADYPIAEPAKEATLPAGRYAIAQFEGTADQMPAAWGEFFGRIQSEGIFVPGLCMERYPADYAMNPETGVFSAELCIPVK
- a CDS encoding efflux RND transporter permease subunit, producing the protein MNFSSLSIKNPIPAIMLFVLLTLAGLMAYKANPVQDFPDIELPIVTVTATLDGSAPAQLETEVARKIEDAVATLQGVKNIHTTVLDGVSTTTIEFVLEKQISDAVNDVRDAVARIKADMPAELRDPTVTKASTAGRVVLTFTAAAAQVPGEKMDQQELSWFVDNVVAKRLLAVPGIGSVKRVGGVYREIRVELDEGRMAALRVSALDVSRQLRLVQKEAPGGRGDVSGAEQSVRTIGTVKSAAELAAIDLPLPDGRRVRLDQVATITDTVSEPRAIALQDGKQVIGFEIFRNKGASELAVAKGARAAVKELEANNPKVVLKQVIDNALPVEENFDGSMELLYEGALLAVLVVWWFLRDWRATLVAAAALPLSVMPAFLGIYLFGYTLNTVTLLSLALVVGVLVDDAIVEIENIARHLRMGKTPMEAAMEAADEIGMAVIATTFALVAVFLPTAFMSGVAGLFFKQFGWTSVIAVLASLVVARLLTPMMAAYLLKPIAHAEEKDSWMMLRYLRVMRWCLKHRGITALAAAAFFVGSISLVGLLPTGFVPAADRAQTQINLELPPGSTLAETSVIAERARQAAMEVHGVKSVFSSIGGGSSGDAFAPGAAAEARSAVLTITTVHRTDRKESMADIDDQIRSRLDAIPGARFKVGPPDNGVKLQLVLRSDDPVVLQATAQKVEREMRTLQGVGNVRSSASLVRPEIIVTPDFAKAADLGVTANAIGQTVRVATAGDYDTDLTKMNLPERQVPIRVKLPDSVRADLDAIGRLTVPGKNGPVLLATVATITMESGPAQINRLNRSRNVTFEVELGRRALGEVDAEARALPSLKNLPPSVKIAELGDTQEMAALFASFGLAMLIGVLCIYCVLVLLFKDFMQPVTILAALPLSIGGAFVALLITRSALSMPSMIGLIMLMGIVTKNSILLVDYAILARQEGMNRFDALVDACHKRSRPILMTTIAMGAGMMPLALGWGADPSFRSPMAITVIGGLITSTLLSLLVVPAVFTYIDDFEHLLGRLVRKLRRHPAPVDEKDQPLRKVAGGH